AATGAAAGCTCTGTTACCTAACTTTGTGGAAGATGAGGTAGGTTGCACAGTTCATTTCTtgattttaagtttttcttgACAGTGCTTTGAAAATTGGTTTGAGATAGTGGAGTTGAATGATTTTGAGGGTGTCCACACTGTAAAAAACATGAGTgactaaaaagaaatacatacaaATTCTGGTTGTGGTTTTCATTGAATATGAGTACAGTGTCATACATGTCCTCAAATATCTCTGATctcctttcaaaagaaaatgaggcaaagaaagaaatgaaaagcaacagtGAGGAAGAAGGCTTTTTGAAAAAGGTTTGTAGATTGAAAGGATAAAGGCAGTTTTTTGGTTGAAAGATTTGTGGGGACAGTTTGAAGAGCAGTAAACGATTTACATCTACCTTGAAGGTGAAAGTTATATGGACATGCTAAAAAGTGTGGGgtattttttcccatctttaaCTCTcaagtattttctgaagaaagccCTTTTGGGTACTTTTGCCTCGCTGAAGATTACTGTTGTTGCAGGTAAGTCTTTCTTGAGTCAGGGCTTGAATTCACCAATATTTTAGATAAGTTGTAGCTGCGACAGTGTAAGTTTACTCATCAGTACAGTTAGAGCTAGCCTGGAGTTTTGTACTGATGttgcattttctatttctcctcTATAGTTTGTCATATTTATTAAGTTTCAGTactgttttttttggttttttgcagACTTTTGTTAACTGGAAGGAAGCACGATTGACTTGGAGTTTCTTCAAACAATCCTTCTTGAAACAGATTTTGACAGAGGGTGAGGCTTGACCTATAGTTGTGATGGAGAGCTACTGAATGCTAGCTGCTAAATTAACTTAAAGCTTGAGGAAGCTGGAGGGTGGGTGGCTTTCCAAGATCATTGCCAGCAGGTGTTAACAACCTGAATGAAGTTTTTGAGGGTTTTATGAAATAGGTACtgtcctgttttattttctctacttAAAATCAGAAGTGCCTGAACAAGTACTGAGAAAGATATAAAGACTTTATCTTGAGCTCTTTATTTTGAACTTACAGGTGAACGCTACGTGATGACATTTTTGAACGTGTTAAATTTTGGGGATCAGGGTAAGTGGGATGGTGTTGTGGAATGGGACACAACGTGCTTTGTTACTGTTCTTCAAGTGGCTCTGAAAATTACTTAGTGTTCGAATTATATTCTGTAGAAGAATTCGTTGTGGTTACAGAGTCACGTATGGCAGTAGCCGTTCAGGTGACTGGGTTAGTAGTGCCTGAGGTGTTTATACcttaaggaaggaaaatagaCTGTAACTGTTGAGCCGCTGTTAGCAGTTTCTTGACTAGTTTGGATTATTTTTAGTTGCAGTAGTGTGTTCCCCTGCAAATACTGAGTATGTGTGCTTGCCACCAGTAACTGTGGCCAGTTCTGATCCTCCTTCCCCTGCAGAACGGTTGAGCTGCCCCTTCCTTGAAGGGTCTTTAAAAGCATGACAAGTACAAAAAAGCCTGTACTTCAAAATGATTTTAAGTCCTGTGAAATCAGCTAGTGCCTAATTCTGTTTCACTGTGAACATGTAAAGCACTCGCTGTGTACCTGACTTCATCCGCTCTCGCTGTTTGTACCATGCGCATATAGACAAACGTGGATCTCTTCGTAGGCTTGGAGCAGTATCTTGCTGAGGATGGAAGCAGTGGTAGAATATCATGTAGGAGTGCTCTTCACTTCagtgaaagtaaaaagaaaggaggaactTACActaaaaatagatatttctcttttgtatCAATAAATCCTCCCCATTCCTGCTCTCATTCAGTGAAATGCATCAAGATCTTTGAACTTGCTCTGCAGTAAGAATTTTAAATGTGGTGCCGTGCTGTTATAAGATTCGCATCTCCGTAGTCAATGCTTTGTCCTAGCTTTGCCATCTAGGAGTAAGCCTTGTAATTTTGAGCAGTGGTTGCTGTGATTATCAGGATTTTTAGGGCACACTGCTTTTATGTTGCACGAGTTCCCCTTGTTTTCTCTTCGTTTGGAGGAAATGTTAAATTAGAATTCATGTCATTATTAAAAGACTTGCAATTAAAACGTATCTGAAAAAGTTACAGGTTGCTGCTacgtgttttgttttctttaaggtGTATATGATATTGTGAATAATCTTGGTTCACTGGTGGCCAGGTTTATATTTTTGCCTATTGAGGAGagtttttatgtcttttttgcCAAAGTGTTGGAAAGAGGGAAGAACGTAAAGGATCAGAAACAGGTATGTTTATCTTGGATTTATTATGTGGTCATGGctaatatttttatagaatttGTAATGTGTAAAATAGAATGGAATAATAAATCCATGAAAATGGTTGGAAGTTAAGACTCTGTGGATAATTCACTAACAAAGGGTGAGTTTTACACCTTTGTACACTGTGCaaactgatttgttttttctgtgaagtaGGTTTTCTGCATGAAAACTGTTGTGTTGATACTGTTATtgactacattttttttttcaggatgatATTTCTCTGGCTGCAAATGTATTAGAATTGCTGTTGAAACTCGTGCTTCTGATTGGCCTTACCATCACTGTTTTTGGCTACGCCTATTCTCAGCTGGCTCTGGATATTTATGGAGGCTCAATACTCAGTTCTGGAACAGGTAAAGATTTATAGAAATGGCAGAGAAGGcattcttttaagaaatgaaacCGCGGCTATTATGAATTCTTGGGTAAATCggcagggtttttttgctgtgaaactCCTGTTGAAATCAGTGACTTCGCTTGTCTGAATCCGAAACTCGTGCCTTTGTAATCACATCTTTAATATACTTAGTCACCTTCAACTAAAATATACCAAGGATGATCGGGTTTGGGGCCTTACCTTCTGGCAGTATCATAGTGTTGGAAAAGTAGATTTTAAAGGATTATTTGACCACTCTCATGTAGAACTGCTATCTCCATCTGTTTAAAACGACAAGAAACCCCTCAAAACTCATACAACAGAATGAAACCAGGATCCCCGAGGTCCTTTCCTACTTGGCTTTCTGTCATCTCTTATAATTAGGAGAAAGTTACTGGGAAGTTGAGAATATGCGGCAGTGCTCTGTGCTAAAGGTGACTGCACCTCCTAAAACTATCTGATTTgtaaagataaaatacagttttttatTGAGTAcactttttaatatattgaacagcctttctgtttttcttactaTTGTGTTCAAAAGATACGTGTTATTGCTTTTAGTGCCACCTAATGCACTATTATCTCAAATGGTACCTCATAAAAGTACGCATAATGACTCTTGGATTAATTGCCACAGACTTCTGTACAACAGAAGATTTGGGTTATgacaaatgttaatttttaattaggaaatcctttttaataaaataatctttttgaTAGATAACTTTTCTGTTACTGTAATAACAGCTCTTCTTggatgtttggggttttatttttggttttattttaccttgctttttttcttgtcaagaTGCTTAGACACGAAGCTTGTTCCAATGAACTTAAATTTTCATTATTGGTGATAACATTACAACTTGTGCCTCTCTATGAATGTAAAAACAATGcagttttataaaacaaataataatctCCTTACTATTCTAATGTGTCTTTTAGGTCCAAATCTTCTCCGATGTTACTCTTTGTATGTTCTATTTCTTGCTATCAATGGCATAACAGAATGTTTTACGTTTGCTTTGATGTGCAAAGAAGAGGTAGACAGGTAGGAAATGGTGCCCTAGATATTCTTGTGATTAATCTGCATATGCTTTGCTTGGCATTTAATATGTAAACAGAATGATTGTTCTGCGTAGACCTGTGcttggaaatgctttttttccaaagagaaaatttctttctaCAGTTGCTTTAATTATGTTCCTTGTCTTCAGAGCCAGGTGCAGCCCATGGAGAAGCAAGCACGCCCTGCTTTTGGTTTTTACCCGTTGTATTTGTTGATAAACATTGATattcttaaaaatttatttgtaaTGACCTTATAAAGAGATTGATGTATTTGGGATCAGCATAAAAATATCCTGCCCCACTGAAAGCCTCAGTTTAGCCGTCTGTATGCAGGTTTAGATGGAGAAGCTTTAGCTTTAGCAAATGTTTATATGTTTGGGTATAAAGgtcagaaattaagaaataaaaagattgcCCAATTAGCTTTTAGTATGTCACTGAGTGCTAAGGTAATTTATGTATGAAGTCATGTTTTCTGCTCGGATGCACTTCAAGTTGCAGCTTTTAAGACACACTGTCTCTTAAGTCATTAAAATTTTGCAGTTGTTGAAATCTGCTGCCatccagcttttctcttttacttaGCAGCTATCCTTTACGAGGCCTTTCCAAATTGGTTTCTATGAGGCCCAGAGACAGAGTTGTATCTTTTAGACTTAACAAGGGCTGCTTTCATGGCCCCTTTAAAGtgtgaaattgttttcaaagcCACAGTTTggataagaaacaaaataaagcatcGTCTTGTTGagtgtcatttttctttaatacatgcttaaaataaaattgcaaaaatCCAGTTTTACATTACTGATCATTGCTACTAAGTTTGactttctgaaatgaatgtACAGCTGATCAGTGAAGTAGGATTTCCTTCATGTAACGTAATTCTTTATTTAACgtgttttccattctttcaattttttattaacATCTTGGTTCTCAAATTTATCTTCTTCCGTTGTAAGATAAGAGAATTTATCTctcttattttagaaaacaaattgtgGTATTTCTTGACAGATAAAGGTagtaaattaaatattgtaACTGTATACATTGTTAAACTGGTTCTTTTTTTGTACTAGGTACAATTTTGTTATGCTGGCCTTGTCCTTCATGTTCCTGTGCATCTCTTATTTCTTGACCCGCTGGCATGGCAGCGTAGGCTTTATCCTTTCCAACTGCTTTAACATGGGCATCCGGATAGCCCACAGCATCCACTATATCTACGGTTACTTCAAAGAAAGCACTTACAAACCTTTGGCAGGCTTGCTTCCCTCACCGGTTTTGGTACTGGTTTATACCATAAGTGGAGTAATCACTGGTTTCTCGGAGGTAAGCATCTTTCTTcaattttgctttccctttgaaATTGTCAAATGACTTCTGTGCCTGCAAAGAAATACCTTTAGTGAAAAAGGcttacgaggacaggctggaagagttcCATTACAGTCAAGGCAAGATATAATAATAAAGAGATATTATCTTTGCTGCATCTTTTGCAGGTGGCGGAGATAACTTTGTGTTTGACAAGTACATTAAAATTTAGCACAATTCTGCTCTCTGTAGGTAACAATTGAAATTTTGCAGTAGCACAAAGAAACTGCTATTAAAAAATCTGTAATAAAGAAATGATAGaggaaaaataaccaaaacaagAACAGTAATAAAATTCTCAAAGAGCACGCTTATCACATTGACTCGGACTACAAGGTGGTAATTGCACAGACTAATTATTACAGAGATGGTAGCATTTCAGCGTAGAGAAATTTGACAGGCTGAAAAGCCATTATGCATTATAAAGGAGAGTTTTGTGTGTTGGAATGGGAGATTTGCAGTGAGGTTTTGTTAGAAAATAGCCTAATATGTTGCTGCAAAGTAGTGGATGTGTGCGACAGCACCAGCAGAGTTTTTGTAGTATGTCAATTAACATGTTTCTGCATGCCAGGTAATAGCAGCTTCCCTTTTTGTCTGGTGTCTACTGAATGCTCATTTTTTGTTAAGAAAGCAAGCTCTGACTACTGAAGATTTATTGTAGGATCAGTGCATGTGGCAGGAATGCTCAGCTTTGGTGGTGTTAGCATGGTCAGGAGAGTTGATGGACTTCATGCAACAGTAAATCTACTTTGTGCTGACCAGTTTTCCTGCACTTGCTTATTTCCTTTGTTGTAGGTGGTGTTCTGCTGCGATAAAGGTTGGATAGCAAGGCTGATCCACATCAGCGTGGGGGCTCTCTGCTTCGCAGCAACCATCATTACAATGTTCTGCACGGAGACCAAGCTGATCCACTTTGTCAGAAGCCAGTTCCTCCCACAGTATCTGAAGAAAGGAACGTGAAATGCTCATGTGCTGAACAGTCCTTGTACGTGCTTGCAGTAACTGGCTGTGTTCTTTGCATAAGATCTGTATGGAAAAAGGTTTCCAGGTGCGTTTATTGGAAGCATTAATATTGGAGTggcaatgtaaaaaaaaaagccaactaACTATTTTGTCTTCTGAACTGGTCAGTGCCATGAAAGAGAGCGGAGTAGGTTTCTCTTTGGGCATAGGTCTTTAAGCTTTTCTCCAAACAGCTCATTTGTTAATGATGAAGATCTAAGATGCAGCCTTCTGATGTAACCTCATTGGCAGACATCACGTGGAGAGCTCCCGTTCTTACCAACAGGGAGTACCTTTGTGAAGGCATCGTATGGCTTATGTCTTGAGATGTAATTAAGAATGCTTTTATTTGGCATTGTGGGCTGCTCCACTAGTTAGAAGACACATGGTCTgtcaaaaaaaacaacccaaaataAGCCAAAGAAAATACTATAGCAAGGACCAATTGCAACACAACTGTTAGTGAAGTAGAACGTCATGCAGTGCAGAGATTGAGCTGTCAGTGATTTGAAGTGTAAAGCAGTGCGCAGAAAGTTCTGACGTTTGCAATTAAGTTAATGGAATACACAGCATGTGTCCATGCTAGTGATGTGCGATTGTTTCATTTGGCACGTCAGTGGGTTATGATGGTATTGATTAACTTGTCTAAAATACTTTGAAACCTGAGCTGAATGAAAAAAGGGGTTCTGAGTGGTGTTTTACAGACAGTGTTAAGCACAGTCATGCCGATGTTTCAGAAGGTTAATCATGAAACTTTCgtttcattccattttctttttggttttatctgAGATTTTAAATACCAGCACGAACAAATTAGTTTCAATAAAATGATTTTATCTTCTCTGTGAAACTGAATATTAAATATGAGATTTCTTTTGAGGATTTTGTGCACTGAAACTTCCATTATTGCAtagaaaatgcttcattttgtaACAGCCAGTTTTCCTCACATCTTGTGCCTTTAATTGTTCAATCTTAAccttatattgatttttttttaatatatattgtTGACAATTTGGCAGTTCATAAGTTGTAAAATGAGATGTTCGGCTGCTGTCTCAGGTTCACTAATGGTGTGCTTATTGCTGGCCTAAGGTCTGCATTTGGCGATTCCACAGTGTATGAGTGGCAGGTTTGTAATGATGGGCATTGCCTTTGCAGTGTTTGGCTGGAGCAAAAAATGTCAAGTGATGTAAAATGTGTGCTCGCACATGGACAGGCAAAACTTTGAGTTTAACTATATAGCAGTTCGtcaaactgctttaaaaaaaaaaaaaaatcacttccttGTCGTGGTGTGGAGTTCCTCCCGGTAACCGTGGTGGACAGCGAAATGCTTGCTGGTGTTGGTATCTTCGGTTTGGTACTGTCAGAAGCACGTTTTAACCTGCGTTAGTTTTCACTTGGAGAGTATCCCAGAGATGCTTCACCTGGGAATTTGGTGATAACTTACCACAGGGAAGCCAAAAATGTAACAGTAGAAGGAAAAGTGCACTTCTCAGTGACTGGTGGTGTCTCCATCGCTTGGCTGGAATGTAGCAGGCTTGCTGGTTCTTCTGAAAGagtttattttgatttcctaACAACACGTTATTCTGGCCTATTAAGTGAATTGGGTAGTTTTTTGCCGTTtaaattttttcctctgagttgtcttgcagcttttttttttctctcattttggcCAGATATGGATTCGTTATGAAGTACAGCTCCATACATTGCAGAGGGTTGAagcttttttattataaattgttagtttcttttcctttacttgttcttaattaaaaaaaaaaaacgaagaCAGTCAAACCTGGAGACTCTTAttggcatctttttttttttctccatggcTTTGGGACTTAACCGTGGGAATGTCTTAGTCTGTACAGTGAATTTTAACTGATTCGTGGAACGAGGAATTTTGTGTAGCCCTGTACCTTAAAGTGCTTTGGAGATTGAAGAATTGTACAAAATGAGCTTTAAGCCCTGCTGTTATCAAACTGCAAACCAGGCTAGTCTGGTGATCCCAGCTGGGCAGTGATGGTACTTCTGCTGCCAGTACTGCCTTAAAAAGGGAGATGCGAGATTCCACAGTGGCCTGTCTAGACTCatcattctttttaaatattaacgCTGTGTATGCATTAAAAGAGAAGCTACAGTTTTAACTTGATTAGTTTGATTTCATATTGGAAAGACTTACAAATTCTCTCGCATCTCAACAAGTGAAAACTCAATTTCGTGTGAATCTGGAAGACATTTAAGGGTGCTTAATCATTGCTCCTCTGCAAATCAAGGATGCATTGCTCTTGTAAACTTGATCTCTAAGTGGTTCAGGGATGGTTGTGCAGGGTATTTTGTGCAGGAAACTGCAAAGAGGGATGGGAAGTCCCAACCTGTGAAGCTGTCTCCTTGTTTCTTGTTTATCTGTGTAATCCTTCACATGAAAGCtgttaattgcttttatttataaagagGCATACTCGGGGACAAAATTGAGATTGAACTTGACCACATTCCCCTTTTGTTTGCAGTTCTGTCAGTCTGTCAAAGGCACAATAGGATGCTTGTCTATAAATTTCATAAAgctgttttgcagtgtttttctgaAATCCTTTCGTTTAGGCCAAAGGAGAAttgagctgtttttctttgggaaagTAGTTCCAATTTCATACGTCGtttgatgtgttttctttaaatacttggATGAATGACATTCAAACAACTGTAAGATAAAATGGTTATATGATGGGGTAAGACCAAATAAAACCTTATTTCtcttatgttttgtttttgtcttcCAATTACAGGCTTATTGGAgtcttatttgcattttaggTATGGTTGATGCTTAAACACGATGGGATTTTCTAGGATCTTTTATGTACAAATCTATTTATCAACCCAGAAACTTATCACCATGTTAGGAAATGGTATCTAAAACTTACTGTAGTGCTTTTGTGAGACACTGCCCTTATTCTAACTGTGGGGGAAAGGTAGAACAAGTctgttttttgttctgttaGTCTTCCTGTTTAATTGTAGTAAGCAAGCATCTAATAGAGCTGTGTGTCGATTCGCTGGCTGCGTTTTGTGCTTCACAGGTAACGCCTACCTGTCTTCCCTGGGACTTACTTGCCGAGTTTTATGCCACCTCACTGAACtgaggaaatggaaaggaatgTAAGCAGGAGGACAGATGAGTTATAGCTGTGACCCATTTCAGAAGACCGAAATAATGAAAGCTATGtcaagaagtaaaaaaagaaattgcaacaGATAGCAGTCCTTAAACACAGATAAGATCTGTGAGTAGTTCTAATCTGCCAGTAAATGAGAATCGTGCTTTGTTCTTTATTCGTACTAAaattttgttaaattatttgCACTAAATACAAAGCTTATCCGCTTGTTGGAAGCAAAGAGATGGGTATCGGGCAAGCAGAGAGCAGTATTATTTGGGATTACTGGATAGAGCATTAGCAAAAAGTTTGGAGTAAGAAGGTTGCAGTCTGGGTACAATTAGTGCCTTACAGAGGTGGGAGGCTTGCTCGATGGATAACTTCATCAACTTGTTTCTCTTCAAGCATAACACAGTATTTCTTGGTCATTAAGAAATGACAAGTAACAGTGATGGCTATGAACTTACAGTTAAAGAATGCCACTGGCACAGAATGTTAGCTGAAGGCATCCCTTGGCTACAAACAAGctttatgaaggaaaagaagtcaaAAGAGCTTTGCAGTCCTAAGAAGCAAACAAGCACAAATGTAAGTCAGAGCTGCTCATGCAGAACTTGAGCAAATCATTACATGCAATTACCCTTGATCTTTGGCACTGCAATTAATAACTGTTTTGACGCTATATTTCAGTTACCAATAAATCACCTGGCTGTTAACAAGAAAAACTGTTCCAAATGTCAAAACCTTTATCAATTCCTTTGCCATTTGTTGCCATCACAAACTACTGATGTTTGTATAGGTTATGACAACGTGCAATGACTGCCAAATACTCTTCAGCCAGGCAGATGTAAGTGTGCATGTCAAACAAATGcgatgcgtgtgtgtgtgttagaaCATCGCAGACCAAAGGAGATGTTTCTCTTACTAGACAGCAAGCATTAAACATGGGTGAAATCCAGTTTACACTCATGTATccataaatatttactaaagTAGCTGTTCTGCTCAGTACCTTCTGGAGACCATTTCTTATGGAAAGTCAGGGGTGGCTGGCAAATTAgcctctgaaataattttttaacatgctatggcttggtttttgtttctttgttgtttgttcTCAGTGACAGGATGCACAGCATGTTTGTGACAACTTTCACAAAGTTGGGATTAGACACAGAGACTGTGATAACCTTTGGCCAAAGGAACAGCGGTCCTCTTCTCCGGATGGGCCGTGGCACAGTGGTTAGGTCTGAAAACACACTGTTCTGATACATGCAGGGAATGCCTCAacttttttcttacttatttgTAGAAGATCACTTGGGACATTGTACAGAGTGCCTTTGCTGAACAGTGTTGGGTTTGGCACATCAAGACcaatttttaaagaatgctGCAGGTTTCTTAACCGTATGAATGAATTATTTAATTGCacctcccctttttccctccagaCTGTTCCCAGAGTCATGCGCACTGGCTGTGTGATACACTGACTGCCAGCCATTGCCAACAATTTCTTggcaaaaacaacaacaaaaactaaCTGCCCTGTATGTTGTCTCATTGTTCCTGCTCTTTGCGTTCTTGATGCCATCTGTGTTTTAATTCGGGCCCTTTTTGCTGTGTGGGCTGTGGGACCCCAAGAAGATTTTTGTGCTCTGAACTGCGAGGTGTTTACGTGCGTGTTCCAGTTCATCCTTCAGCTCTGTCCTGTGTCCTTTGACACAGTCTATGTATAGAGATTCAGAGTGAGGTTTAGGCAGTCAGTTGCACTCTGTTACCTAATTCTGGACTTAACTGTTTGTGTTCAAGGTGGGAAGGTGTTGGGCTGgtcacagcaaagaaaacaagagacttgttacttaaaaaaaatatataaattgaATGAATTTCAGTTTAAGTTTTACAATTCATCTGGTGCTGAGGTAAAGTCTGAAAAAGAACAGGTCGAAGCCAGGAGGGTGTTGAGCAAATACACTTTTCCAATAACAAATAGGTTCTGTCACCTGAATTGAAATAGACCACCTAAAACTAGTTCCCTGGTACCTTTGAACAATTTATGAAGGGTTCTGACTGTTTGGATGGGATTTTCCCCCCTGCAGCTGTGAATTTGGTGGAAAAATACTGCAGCTGAACACAACGTCGTTTTGTCACTAAAAGACTCGCTGCTGGCATTgaattcagcctggaaaagcaaagaggtCGTGACACATCATCTGTTTTGTGGAGAGCATAGCTATTACCACCAGTAATACTGCAAACACTGGagtggaaaaaataactgcagagcagagatgctgtaATGATGCCTTTTTGACTGTTTTTCTGTGGGTTGCATTAGCTGGATTGTCCTTGAAGGTAGGTTTGAACGAGACTGCTCGAACATAAGGTGGAGCTGTTTTGTTGTGATCGAGTTTACACATCGCTATCTCcacaaatctctttttctccttaccGTGTTTTCACTGTTGCCCGTGAATTTACAGGCAGTGTTCTGGAGGCACAGGACTAAGGTTACTTAACTCCTGTAATGGTTTACATTTGGTCTTAGATTTCAATTTTAGCTAATACAATCCACATGGAACGCTGAGGGATCTTACCCTCTACTCAGTGTGGTGAACACTCTTAACGCTGTTACTGATCTGAAGGGCTTGGCTGCTGCACCTCGCACGTCCTTGGGTTACTCATGGTTCAAGGCTGAAAGTGGGGAGGTggagatgttttcctgtgcccaggttgcccagagcagtgggggctgccccatccctggagggggtcaaggccaggttggatggggcttggagcccctgatcctgtgggaggtgtcccagcccacGTCAGGGAGTGCAACTGATGGgttttagggtcccttccaacccagactattccatgattctacgtGAATTAAGGTGATCAAATGGAATTACCTTTAAATGACTTTGTGTTCTCTCTCCCTTCAAAGATGTGAG
This DNA window, taken from Cuculus canorus isolate bCucCan1 chromosome 11, bCucCan1.pri, whole genome shotgun sequence, encodes the following:
- the RFT1 gene encoding protein RFT1 homolog isoform X2, whose product is MAARDALGQAARLASSGALLQVLFRVGTFALNAFTLRYLSRELLGVVSVRLTLLYSTVVFLAREAFRRACLSGNTKRNWTKTINLLWLTVPLGVFWSLFLGLVWLHLLEVPDPSVVPHYQAGVVAFGLSAVVELLGEPFWVLAQAHLFVRLKVISESLAIVSKCILTVILVVLYPQWGLYVFSLAQLLYVTVLVMCYVIYFVMFLGSPEATKKSFPIARMKALLPNFVEDETFVNWKEARLTWSFFKQSFLKQILTEGERYVMTFLNVLNFGDQGVYDIVNNLGSLVARFIFLPIEESFYVFFAKVLERGKNVKDQKQDDISLAANVLELLLKLVLLIGLTITVFGYAYSQLALDIYGGSILSSGTGPNLLRCYSLYVLFLAINGITECFTFALMCKEEVDRYNFVMLALSFMFLCISYFLTRWHGSVGFILSNCFNMGIRIAHSIHYIYGYFKESTYKPLAGLLPSPVLVLVYTISGVITGFSEVVFCCDKGWIARLIHISVGALCFAATIITMFCTETKLIHFVRSQFLPQYLKKGT
- the RFT1 gene encoding protein RFT1 homolog isoform X1, whose translation is MAARDALGQAARLASSGALLQVLFRVGTFALNAFTLRYLSRELLGVVSVRLTLLYSTVVFLAREAFRRACLSGNTKRNWTKTINLLWLTVPLGVFWSLFLGLVWLHLLEVPDPSVVPHYQAGVVAFGLSAVVELLGEPFWVLAQAHLFVRLKVISESLAIVSKCILTVILVVLYPQWGLYVFSLAQLLYVTVLVMCYVIYFVMFLGSPEATKKSFPIARMKALLPNFVEDETFVNWKEARLTWSFFKQSFLKQILTEGVYDIVNNLGSLVARFIFLPIEESFYVFFAKVLERGKNVKDQKQDDISLAANVLELLLKLVLLIGLTITVFGYAYSQLALDIYGGSILSSGTGPNLLRCYSLYVLFLAINGITECFTFALMCKEEVDRYNFVMLALSFMFLCISYFLTRWHGSVGFILSNCFNMGIRIAHSIHYIYGYFKESTYKPLAGLLPSPVLVLVYTISGVITGFSEVSIFLQFCFPFEIVK